The genomic segment GCGAAGATGATCGCGGTCAGAGCTCCGGCCATCGCCGGTGCACCGGCCCCGAGCAGCGGTGGCTACCGATTCTCCCGCGAGGAGATCGACGGCGTCATCCGCCAGTGGGAGGACCTGCACCGGGACCTCCTCGACGACTACCGCCAGGCCGAAGGCATGGCGCGGGTCCAGCCCCCGGGGTCCGAACCGGCCAGCCAGGACTTCACGTCGTCGGCCAACCCCTCGGGCAAGGCGTTCGCCCAGGCCACCCTCAAGATGATCGACTACGTCGAGAAGTACATCGAGGCGCTGCGCAACGCCCGCGACGGCATCACCACCCGCGAGGACGAGTCGCAGGAGCACATCAGCAGGGTCGGCTCGGGAGTGATGGAGGTATGAGCCGCACGGCCCGTACCTGTGCCGCATTCGCGCTGCTCGTCGGTGCCTCCGTGCTGACCTCCTGCGGGGACGGCTCCGACGCGGCCCCGACCCCGGCGCCGTCCGAGTCCGCCGAGTCCTCCGGTTCCCCGTCGTCGAGCCCGCAGGGCGGGGCTCCGACGGTGTCGAACCCCCTCGACGCGGCATCGCTGTCGGCGGACCCCTGCGCCGCCTTGTCGGCGAAGCAGCTCGCGGAACTCGGCCTTGCCGAGGGCGAGACCCGACCGAACGAGCAGTTCGAGGGGGAGGCCTGCCGGTGGCAGGCAACGGAGGAGAGCCTCGACTCCGTCGACGTCACGGCACTGGACAACACCGACGGGCTGGGCGGCGTCTACGCGACGAAGGACCAGAACGACTACTTCGAACCCACCGAGGTCGCCGGTTACCCGGCCGTCTACTCGGGCCTCATCGACGCCAGAGACTCGGGCACGTGCAACCTGTGGGTCGGCGTCAACGACCAGACCGTGCTCCACATCCTGACGAACCTCGCGTCGGCGGACTCAGCCGACGCGTCGTGTGGCTTCGCCGCCGACGTCGCCGAGTCGACCATCAGCACCCTGGGGGGTTGATCACATGCCGTTGTTCCTGGTTCCCATCGTCGTCGGTGCCGCGGCCGGCGCTGGTACGGCCAGCTACCTCACGCGCGAGGAGGCCGGCGACTACTCGGCCGACGCGGGCGGCCGTCAGCTCGACGCCCACCAGATCTACCAGCAGCTCCGCGCGGGCGACAGCGGCAGTTCGCTGATGATGGGCCGCGAGTCCGCCGGCACGCTGAAGAACAACTTCGCCCAGCGCGTCAGCCAGATGGACACGCTCGCCAAGCGGATGGACGAGGCGTGGCAGGGCGACTCCGCCGAGGCCGCCAAGGCGGGCGCCCACCCGCTGAAGCAGTGGCTGCAGGACTCGGAGGTCAAGCTGCACGAGAGCGACAACACCATGTCGTCGCAGCTCGACGCCTACAGCACGGTGCTCTCGCAGGTTCAGCCGGTGCCCGCTCAGCCGCCGGAGAGCAGCTTCCTGAACGACATCACGCCGTGGACGACCGACACCGACCGGGCCATCCAGCAGTACAACGCCATGGCCCAGGCCAACGTCGAGGCCTACAACGCCTACTACTCGGTGAGCAACGCCAACGGCCACTCGATGCCGCAGTACACCACCGTCGACGGCGAGTTCGGTGACGTCGAGGTCGACGGCGGCGGCTCCGGTGGGGGCGGTGGTACCGGTGCAGGTACCGGTGGTGGCGGCTATCCCGGTGGTGGCGGCTATCCCGGTGGTGGCGGCGGCAGCGGGGGCGGTGGCGTGCCCGACGGAAGCTATCCCGGCGGCGGTGTCGGGGGCGGCGGCGTGCCGGGTGGCAGCTACCCCGGTGGCGGCGGCGGTGGCGGCGGCGTCCCCGGCGGAAGCTACCCCGGCGGAAGCTACCCCGGCGGCACCTACCCGGGGGGCAGCTATCCCGGCGGGACCACGCCCGGTGGCAGCTATCCCGGCGGCGGCGCGTACCCCGGTATCGGGCCTGGCTTCGTCAATCCCGGTGAGCCGGACGACAGCACGAACGCCTCGCGCTTCGTGCCCACGGCACCGGGCACGGACTTCACGCCGATCGGCGGCGGTGGCGGCGGGATCCCGTCCTCGAACCTTCCGGGCGGTGGCTCGGGAGGCGGCGGCCTCGGCCCGGGTGGCGGCACGGGTGCTCTCGGTGCAGGTGGGGTAGCCGGTGGTGCGCTGGGTGCCGGTGCGTTCGGCGCGGGTTCTCCGGGTGCGGCCACTGGTGCGGCCTCTCCGGGCGCCGCGTCCGGCATGGCCGGACGCGCGGCGATGGGCGGCNNNNNNNNNNNNNNNNNNNNNNNNNNNNNNNNNNNNNNNNNNNNNNNNNNNNNNNNNNNNNNNNNNNNNNNNNNNNNNNNNNNNNNNNNNNNNNNNNNNNTCGCTGTTCGGAAGCGACGAGCTCACGGCCCCGCCCGTCATCGGCGAGTAGTCCGCTCGCCTCACCCACGGCCTGCGGGCCGGCCCACCTCGTCCTACCTCGTCCTACCTAGTCCGACCTCGGAGAAGGAGCGGGAAGCACCGTGCTGGAACAGCAGGTGAGCATGTCGACGTCCACGATGCTCACCCTCATTCGCCGCATCGGCGCCGAACCCCACACCGTGCTCGCGAGCACGCCGACGTGGGAGGACGAGAGGGCCAGGAAGCGCAGCGACGAGCGGGCCGACGTCGAGTTGGCCCGCCTCGGGCTGCACGACGGCCGGGCCGTGCACCCGGGGTTGCTGGCCATGGTGGAGGCGATCGCACGTCCGGCGCTGGAGTACTACGCGTGGGTCAACGGCGGCGTCGAGGACCGGGCGTTGAACTACACCGTGCTGGCGGGCACGAGCTCCGGCACCGCGTTCGTGCTGGTGCGCCACTCCGATGCCGACGTGGTGGCCGTCGGCTCGATCCATCCTCACGAGCTGCTGGAGAACTTCGTCGCGCAGCTGCCGAACTTCGCCCCCGGCCGCGGACAGCCCGTGCACGTGCCCAAGAGCGTGATCTCGGGGGACCGGCCACGCAGGGAGTTCGACGGCGAGAACTTCTCCGTGATGTCGAACGGGCGGCGGAGTCCCACGGGTGACGCCGCCGCGGAGATCCGCCGGATTCTCGCGCTGCCGAGGCTCGGCGGCGGCAGCCTGTACGTCGCGGGCCGGAACCGGGCCGGCAGGCGGGAACGCGTCGAACGCCCGGTGAACTACATCGACACCGCGGAGGGCCGTTGGCTCACCGAGGAGGTGCCGGGCAGCGGCGAGCCCGCCATCGCCTTCACCCCGGCCACTCCGCACCTGCTCGCCGAGCGGTTACGGAACGCACAGAGCCGCCTTCCCGTCACCTGATTTCGCTCCACCCGTTCAGCCCAATGTCCAGCTACTGAACGCTGGGTCACGTTGTCCACAGGCACGGCCCGGGGTCGCGTGCGGCCTCGGGCCGCGACACGCCGACGGGCGTGTTTCCCGCGACACGCCGAGAAATCTCCCACAAAGTTCTCCACAGGTTATCCACAGGGTTTGACCTGCATCTTTCCGAAAACGGACATGACTTGTCCCCAAGTTATCCACAGATTTCCACAGGCCTGTGGTTGGTTGGGCCCAGTCATCCCCAAGTTATCCACAGGTGCATCCACAGGCTGGATTGCAATGGTCCGTCCGAGCGATCTAGCGTGCCTGCGGACGCGCCGAACCGCGGGCCGTGCGAGCCCGCCCTCCGCACGCCGTCCTGGCCTAGACTGTCGAACAGGTGTTCGACCCTCTGTCGACCTTTCAGGAGGTGCCTGCACCAGTGGCGATCACCGACGACCGCAGCCCCGCGTTCACCGCCGAGACCGGTGGGTTCGAGCGCCAGCCGCCCCAGGACATCGCGGCGGAGCAGTCGGTGCTCGGTGGGATGCTGCTCTCCAAGGACGCGATCGCCGACGTCGTCGAGGTGCTGCGCCCCGGCGACTTCTACCGTCCCGCGCACCAGGCCGTCTACGACTGCATCCTCGACCTCTACGGGCGGGGCGAGCCCGCCGACCCGATCACGGTGTCGGCGGAGCTGGAACGTCGCGGCGAGCTGACCCGCGTCGGCGGAGCTCCGTACCTCCACACGCTGATCGCCACCGTGCCCACGGCCGCGAACGCCGGGTACTACGCGCGCATCGTCGCGGAGAAGGCCATCCTGCGCAGGCTCGTCGAGGCCGGCACCCGCATCGTGCAGTACGGGTACGGAGCCGACAACAACGACGGCGGCGACATCAACGAGGTCGTCGACCGGGCCCAGTCGGCGATCTACGAGGTCACCGAACGGCGCACCAGCGAGGACTACGTCGCGCTGGAGGAGCTTCTCCAGCCGACGATGGACGAAATCGACGCCATCGCGTCGCGAGGCGGCGTCTCGCTGGGCATCCCCACGGGCTTCACGGACCTTGACGAGGTGACGAACGGGCTGCACCCGGGACAGATGATCATCATCGCCGCCCGGCCCGGTGTCGGGAAGTCGACGCTCGGGCTGGACTTCGCCCGGTCGTGTTCCATCAAGCACGGCATGACCAGCGCGATCTTCTCCCTGGAGATGAGCCGCACCGAGATCGTCATGCGCATGCTGTCGGCCGAAGCGAAGATCAGGCTCGCCGACATGCGCGGTGGGCGGATGACGGACGACGACTGGACCCGGCTGGCCAGGCGGATGAGCGAGATCAGCGAGGCCCCGCTGTTCATCGACGACTCGCCGAACCTGACGATGATGGAGATCCGCGCGAAGGCGCGCAGGCTCAAACAGCGCAACGACCTGAAGTTGGTCGTGGTCGACTACATGCAGCTGATGACGTCCGGCAAGCGGGTCGAATCGCGTCAGCAGGAGGTGTCGGAGTTCTCCCGGCAGTTGAAGCTTCTGGCCAAGGAACTGGAAGTTCCGGTGGTGGCGATCAGCCAGCTGAACCGTGGTCCCGAACAGCGCACCGACAAGCGCCCGATGCTGGCCGACCTGCGTGAGAGTGGTTGTCTCACCGCTGCGACACGGTTGCTGCGGGCCGATACCGGCGCCGAGGTGAGCTTCGGCGAGTTGATGCGCACGGGTGAGCGGCCGATAGTGTGGTCGTTGGACGAGCGGATGCGGTTGGTCGCACGCCCGATCACCAACGTCTTTTCCAGCGGTGTCAAGGAAGTCTTCAAGGTCCGCTTGGCCTCCGGCCGCGAGATCGAGGCCACAGGCAACCATCCGATGCTGACGGTCGACGGCTGGTCTCCGCTCCGGCAACTGTCGATCGGTTCGCGCGTGGCGGTTCCCCGTCGCACCCCGGAGCCCCTCGCCATCGAGCTGCTTCCGCAGGCGGAAGTGATCATGCTTGCGCACCTGATCGGCGATGGCTCGTTCGTGAAGCGGCAACCGATCCGCTACGCCTCGACCGACGAGGAGAACCTGCGGGCGGTCAGCGACGCCGCGAAGCACTTCGGCGTCACGGCTGTCCGCGACGAATACACCGCAGCGAGGGTGACGACGTTGCGTCTGCCCGCGCCGTACCACCTCACACATGGCAAGCGAAACCCGATCGCCGCGTGGCTGGACGAGTTGGGCCTGTTCGGCCTCCGCAGTCACGAGAAGTTCGTACCCGAGCGGATCTTCTCCCTGCCGAAGGAACAGATTGCGCTGTTTCTGCGGCACATCTGGGCGACCGACGGCTCCGTAGGGTGGGACGAGACGGCGGGGCAGGCCCGACTGTACTACGCGACGACCAGCCGACGGCTTGCTGACGACATCGTGCGCCTGCTGGCCCGCATCGACGTGTTCGCCCGGATCAAGCGGACGACGAAGTCCGGATACCGGGTGTGCTACCACGTACTCGTCTACGGCGCGGAGAACCAGCTCGCCTTCCTGGAGCAGGCAGGTTGCCACGGTGCTCGGGCGCTACGGGCCGAAGTAGCCAAGAACAAGCTGCGGGCGATCACCGGCAATACCAACCTCGACACGGTGCCGAAGGAGGTGTGGTCACGGGTCCGCGAGCTGTTGTCGGTCCGCTCAATGACACACCGGGACTTCGCCGAGCGGATGGACACCCCGTTCTGCGGGTCCACGATGTGGAAACACGCTCCCAGCCGGACCCGCCTTGCGAAGGCGGCCGCCGTGCTGAACGACGCGGAGCTGGACATGCTGGCCACCAACGACGTGTTCTGGGACGAGATCGTCGAGATCACCAGCCTCGGTGAGCAGCAGGTCTACGATGCCACCGTCGATCAAACACACAACTTCGTGGCCAACGGCATCGTCTTGCACAACTCGCTGGAGCAGGACGCCGACATGGTGATGCTCATCCACCGCCCCGACGCGTGGGAGCGCGACGACCCGCGCGCGGGTGAGGCCGACCTGATCCTGGCCAAGCACCGTGCGGGTCCCACGAGCACCATCAGCGTGGCCCACCAGCTGCACTACAGCCGGTTCACCGACCTCGCTCACGACTGACACCCACGAGCCTTCGGGGTTTGAAGCTTTTTCCGCAATGGCGCAGCTCGTTCTCGGAAAAGCTTCACAAAGCAGTTCAATGACACACTCGAAGGATCGAGATCGGATCTTTCGGAGGGACTGCTCACATGGATGTCGAGGACGTGGTGCGTCACATCGTCGAGTCGTACGAGGGGGTGCACAGCGTCGAGCACGGTGGCGACTGGTTCTTCTTCTACGGACCCGACGGTGACGTGGACATGACCCGAACGTTTCCGTTCGCGACGGTCGTGACGGGCGACCACGGCGAGACCGTGTCGAACCTGGCCGCCGACGGCGCGTACCGGTTGAACCTGGGGCTGACGAAGGCGAGCTACGTCGAGCGGTTCGGCCCACCGCCGACCGAACGGGACGACGCGGGCGTGCTCCGCACCGGCGCCGACTACGCGGCGCGCGACCGGCTCGTGCCGAATCCGTTCTACGCGTCGCAGTACTGGGTGGGCGTGGTGAACCCGAGCCGGAGGACCTTCGACGACGAGGTGCGCCCGCTTCTCGACGAGGCGTACGGGTTCGCGGTCCGCAAGCACGACAACCGGGCGGCGAGGGCCGAGCGCTGACCCGGTCTCACCCGAGCGCCAGCCCGGCCTCGCGCAGGGCCTGCTCGGTGCGCAACCGTTCGATGTCCCGTTCGAAGCCTTCACCGAAGTCGTCGAGGTGGTGCGCGACGCCGACCGACCGGCAGGCCTGGTCGAGCAGGGCGTCGTAGGCGGCGGTCGTCGCGCGGCGCCGGACCAGCGGTGTGCCCGGCTCGAACGTGACGAGCGTCCGGCGCACCCGGCGCAGGTCCTCGGCGATGCG from the Saccharomonospora azurea NA-128 genome contains:
- a CDS encoding DUF3558 domain-containing protein is translated as MSRTARTCAAFALLVGASVLTSCGDGSDAAPTPAPSESAESSGSPSSSPQGGAPTVSNPLDAASLSADPCAALSAKQLAELGLAEGETRPNEQFEGEACRWQATEESLDSVDVTALDNTDGLGGVYATKDQNDYFEPTEVAGYPAVYSGLIDARDSGTCNLWVGVNDQTVLHILTNLASADSADASCGFAADVAESTISTLGG
- a CDS encoding PPE domain-containing protein; the protein is MPLFLVPIVVGAAAGAGTASYLTREEAGDYSADAGGRQLDAHQIYQQLRAGDSGSSLMMGRESAGTLKNNFAQRVSQMDTLAKRMDEAWQGDSAEAAKAGAHPLKQWLQDSEVKLHESDNTMSSQLDAYSTVLSQVQPVPAQPPESSFLNDITPWTTDTDRAIQQYNAMAQANVEAYNAYYSVSNANGHSMPQYTTVDGEFGDVEVDGGGSGGGGGTGAGTGGGGYPGGGGYPGGGGGSGGGGVPDGSYPGGGVGGGGVPGGSYPGGGGGGGGVPGGSYPGGSYPGGTYPGGSYPGGTTPGGSYPGGGAYPGIGPGFVNPGEPDDSTNASRFVPTAPGTDFTPIGGGGGGIPSSNLPGGGSGGGGLGPGGGTGALGAGGVAGGALGAGAFGAGSPGAATGAASPGAASGMAGRAAMGG
- a CDS encoding ESX secretion-associated protein EspG is translated as MLEQQVSMSTSTMLTLIRRIGAEPHTVLASTPTWEDERARKRSDERADVELARLGLHDGRAVHPGLLAMVEAIARPALEYYAWVNGGVEDRALNYTVLAGTSSGTAFVLVRHSDADVVAVGSIHPHELLENFVAQLPNFAPGRGQPVHVPKSVISGDRPRREFDGENFSVMSNGRRSPTGDAAAEIRRILALPRLGGGSLYVAGRNRAGRRERVERPVNYIDTAEGRWLTEEVPGSGEPAIAFTPATPHLLAERLRNAQSRLPVT
- a CDS encoding replicative DNA helicase, with amino-acid sequence MAITDDRSPAFTAETGGFERQPPQDIAAEQSVLGGMLLSKDAIADVVEVLRPGDFYRPAHQAVYDCILDLYGRGEPADPITVSAELERRGELTRVGGAPYLHTLIATVPTAANAGYYARIVAEKAILRRLVEAGTRIVQYGYGADNNDGGDINEVVDRAQSAIYEVTERRTSEDYVALEELLQPTMDEIDAIASRGGVSLGIPTGFTDLDEVTNGLHPGQMIIIAARPGVGKSTLGLDFARSCSIKHGMTSAIFSLEMSRTEIVMRMLSAEAKIRLADMRGGRMTDDDWTRLARRMSEISEAPLFIDDSPNLTMMEIRAKARRLKQRNDLKLVVVDYMQLMTSGKRVESRQQEVSEFSRQLKLLAKELEVPVVAISQLNRGPEQRTDKRPMLADLRESGCLTAATRLLRADTGAEVSFGELMRTGERPIVWSLDERMRLVARPITNVFSSGVKEVFKVRLASGREIEATGNHPMLTVDGWSPLRQLSIGSRVAVPRRTPEPLAIELLPQAEVIMLAHLIGDGSFVKRQPIRYASTDEENLRAVSDAAKHFGVTAVRDEYTAARVTTLRLPAPYHLTHGKRNPIAAWLDELGLFGLRSHEKFVPERIFSLPKEQIALFLRHIWATDGSVGWDETAGQARLYYATTSRRLADDIVRLLARIDVFARIKRTTKSGYRVCYHVLVYGAENQLAFLEQAGCHGARALRAEVAKNKLRAITGNTNLDTVPKEVWSRVRELLSVRSMTHRDFAERMDTPFCGSTMWKHAPSRTRLAKAAAVLNDAELDMLATNDVFWDEIVEITSLGEQQVYDATVDQTHNFVANGIVLHNSLEQDADMVMLIHRPDAWERDDPRAGEADLILAKHRAGPTSTISVAHQLHYSRFTDLAHD
- a CDS encoding DUF6194 family protein, producing MDVEDVVRHIVESYEGVHSVEHGGDWFFFYGPDGDVDMTRTFPFATVVTGDHGETVSNLAADGAYRLNLGLTKASYVERFGPPPTERDDAGVLRTGADYAARDRLVPNPFYASQYWVGVVNPSRRTFDDEVRPLLDEAYGFAVRKHDNRAARAER